One Deltaproteobacteria bacterium genomic window, CTTCAGGAACGTACGGTCCGAGACGTTGACGATCCTGATCCCCTGCACCTGACGAACCGCCGTGATGATCTCCTGCGCATGATCGATCCCACGCGCCCGCACCGTGATGTCCCGCGTCACCGTGCCTTTCCCGTGACCGGAGAGGTCCACCGCGCCGATGTCGCCGCCGGCGATCCCGATCGCAGTCGTCACCTTTCCCAACATTCCCGGCTTGTTCTGGATCTCCACCCGCATCGTGATGCTGTAGCTCTCGCTGGGCGTTACCTTGATTGCACTGGGTTGCGCCGCCACCGACATGTCGTCCTCCCGCTTCGATGGCCCGCATTTCTCCCTTGCATTACGCTGCCGGGCATAATGCGGGCAAGTGATATGTATCCCGAGCATGATAGGAAACGGTAATGGGGAGGTCACCCCCCGAAAGGGGGGAAATGCATAACGCGGAAGATAAGTCAGGAAGGCTCTGCGATCAGGCCGAACTTGCGGGCCTTGGCTATTGCCTCTGTGCGGGTACCGACATCGAGCTTGCAGTAGAGCCCTTTCAGGTACCACTTCACCGTTTCCTCGGAAAGGAAAAGGCGACGGCCGATTTCGCGGTTGCGCAGCCCTTCGGAGACCAATTTCAGAATTTGCACTTCTCTCTGATGGAAAGGATCGTGGGATCGCCGATCCGCCGTCTCCCCCGCATCGGGTTCTCCTCGGCCCTCCAGCGCGGACAGGATGGCCGAAACGGCGCTCCGGAAAGTATCCCTGGTTTTAAACTGCCGGAGAAGGGGAGCGATCTCAGCTCCGGAATTCAGGAAGGGGCGGACGATCCCCTCACCCATGGCGAGGGACAATGCATTTTCCAGAGCCTCCAGGGCTTCTTTCATCCGCGAAAGTCCGCTCCATGCGGCCGCCTGCAAAATCAGGAATTCGATGAGGTTCCGTCCTCGGCCCGCCGATTCGGCGCTGCGCGCCGCCTTGCCGGCCAGATCGGCGGCTTCCTCATGCTGCCCCTGTGCCGAAAGGAGCCGTATCCGTTCCACCAGGAAATACTCGTACTTTTCCGGATAGACGGGGCGGTCGCCGATGCTTTCATCATCGAAGGCCGACTTCGCCGCGTCGAGAAATTCGGCCGCCTTGTCCCGATTCCCCGCCAGGACGGCCATTCGTGTTTCCAGCAGGTCCGCACGGAACGAAACCCTGCCGACGTGGTGTTTCCGGGCGACCTGCCGGGCACGGGCGATATCGGCGTCGGCCAGGTCGCGCCTTGCCAGCGCCAGTTGAACGCGCGCACGCTCCACGAGGGCCATACCCAGGAAACCGAACGCGTCGCCGGCTTCGAGGAACGCGATCGCATCGGACAACTCCGCCAGGGCCTCTTCCGGGCGGTTCCTGTCGTAGAGCACGAGCGCGAGTCCGTAGCGCAGGAAGGCGGCGCCGATGCTGCGAAGCCACAGACGCTCCCTCGATATCTCCAGGGACCTGCGGAAACTTTCTTCCGCGTCGTTCGACCGTCCCATCACGTAATTCACTATCCCGATGTTGAGCCGCGCGTTCAGGTTGACGAGGGAGCTGTTCGATCCGTCGGACACCACGAGGGCATCGCGGAAGTGCTGCAGGGCAAGGGAAAGGTACCCCTCCACGCGGCTCGCGAATCCCAACGTGATGTAGGCGTATCCGCGCAGCGCCGATTCCTTCCGCGGGAAGAGGGACACGATGCCGGAATGCAGCCCGGCGACATCCGGCTCGTCCGTCTGGATGATGCCGACGACGGCCCGAAGAACCTGCAGCTCGGCCTTGATCGGCCCCGCAGCCGCGGATCCTCGGCCCGAGGCCCTTTCCGGTTTTGCGGCGCCTTCCGCGGCGCAGGCGATCCGATGCCGTGCGGACTCGAACTCACCCATGTAGGCCAGCGCCCAGGCATGCAGCGTACACAGGATTGGAGAGCGGCGAACGGCCCTCTCCGGCAGCGCGTCGATCCACCGGCGCAATTCCTTGAAGTCTCCATGCCGGAAAAGCTCCCGCCCGGCCGTTTCGAGAAGCCGCGCGGCCCGCGGAAACCGGTTGCCTTCGATGGCGTACCGTACCGCTTCGGTGGAATATCCGTTCTTCTCGAACCACTCGCTGGCCCGGTCGTGCAGTTCCCCCATATCTTCCGGATGCTCGGTTTTAAGGCGGTTTTGCAGGAACTCCGCGAACAGGTGGTGGTACCGGAACCAGGTGCGGTGTTCGTCCAGTCCGAAGATGAAGAGATTGCTCCGTTCGAGAGTTTCTATCCATTGCCTGCCGTCCTGCCTGCCGGTGACCGCATCGCACAGGGAGGCAGTCATCCGTTCCAGTATCGACGTCTTCATCAGGAACTGGCGCAGGGATGCGGACTGCCGCCGGAACACGTCCTCCATGAGATAATCCGCGATGTTCCTCTGCTCGCCGGTGAAACCCGCGACGAACCCGGCGGGGTCCGTCGCTCCCGAGAACGCCATCGAGGCGAGCTGTAGTCCTGTGACCCACCCTTCCGTACGGTCGCAGAGAGTCCGGACCTGTTCCTCGGACAGCGGCAGGCGGCACACTTCCGTGAGATAGTTCCGCGCTTCGTCGATATTGAAACGAAGTTCCTCCCAACCCAGTTCCAGGACTTCTCCGCGGAGGCGGAACCGCTCTACGGAGAGTGGTGGATTCCTGCGGGTGCCGATGACGAACCGCACGTTTTCCGGAACATATCGGAGCAGGTAATCCACCATGGAATGGATCGCGCGGTCGCGGATCACGTGGTAATCGTCGAGAAAGACCACGACACCGGGATCCCCGCCTGCGAAGTCGTGTGCGATGCTTTCCGCGAGGTCTTCGAGCAGCGTGTCCGGGTTCACCGTGATGAGCCTGGCGGCCCTCCTTCCGAACTCCGGACGAACGGACTGGACCGCGGAGATGAGCTGGACCAGGAAACGGCGGGGTTCGTTGTCGAAGGAATCGAGGGAAAGCCACGCGGCCGTCCGGCGTTTATTCCGAAGCTCCTGGTACCACTCCGACAGCACCGTGGTCTTACCGGACCCGGCAGGCGCGGATACGAGCGCAAGCCGAAAAGAGCCGCTCACCGGACCGCCTGCGGAGAGGCGGGGGCGCGGCATGTGCCGCACGCCCATCGAAGGAGGGCGCAGTTTCGTCGCCAGGGTCCAGCTGCGGATGCCCTTGTCGATGCCGTTATTTATTTTGCCGGTTCCAGGCATGCGTGAATAATCATACAGCGAAACGCCCCGAACATCTTCCGGTCGGTAATGCGGGCGCCCGCTACGACGCGCGAAAAAGAATGTCCACCACGTTCCGGACATATTGTTCGTCGGTCATCGCGAAGGTCAGGTGTTCCGGGAATTCCACGAGAGCACGGAAATGGGATGCAAGCTCCCGGTACAGTTCGAGCCGCGCATCGGGATCCAGTTCCTCGCGGCGCAGGAGCGCGTTGAGCGCGACATAAGCCTCCCGCGGGGCGACCCGCTGCCTCAGCCGCGCGGCGAGATGCGGGGTTTCACGCAGGGAATTGAATTTTCCCGCGAGGATCTGCGCGAGGTCAGGTTCCGCCGCAGGCGGGTGGTAAACGACTATGGTCCTCCCGGCGATGTCTCCGAGCCTTTGGGAATTCCGGGTGGCCAGGCAGGCTATGCCCCCGACGAGATAGAAGCCAGGAAGCGCGTCGACGGAACGCAACAGGTTCCGCAAGACCACCTGGCTGAACCGGAGCTTGAATCCCCGGTCGTCCATCACGCGCAGCCGCAACAATCTCTTTCCGGCGGTTTGACCGCGCCAGAACCATTCCAGTACGATCCCGTAACCGATCGACACGGCGAAATACGACAACACGTAAACGGCATTTGCAAGGTCCGGGTCGAATACCGCGAGCACCCTGACGGCCTGGCCGAACGTCCCGGCCACCGCCAGGACGGCTGCCAGGTCGACGACCCATGCAAGGCAACGCATTACGGGTCCCGCAAGGATAAGGGAAAAGGAGATCCCTTCGGGTGTACGGACGATCAAGGTGTTGGTCTTTCCGCCGGTCAATCGATGCGCCCGCCCCGCCCGCCCTTCGAGCCTCCTCTGATCAGGAAGAGCGCCAGCGCCGCGATCTCCACAATCCCGAAACCGATTTTAAGCGAGTACGGAACGACCGGCTCATGGTACTGCGATATGAATGCTTCGACGAATCCTGCCCATACGAGAAGACCGGCAATCCCGATGACCAACGCCACGAGGTCGCCTGAGATGTTCCGCAGCCGCATCCCGGTGGAGAGCCTGTCTTCGCGTCCGATGAGCGCACCCGCCAGGAGAAGGCCCGCCTGCCCGGCGATAAGGATCGCCGGAATTTCGACGGCCCCGTGCGGCAGCAGCCAGCCGAACAGGAACTTCGTCTGGCCCGCAAGGGCGTAGTCCGCGCAAACGGCGCCGAGGACCGCCCCGTTGTAGAACAGCAGGATAACCGTGCCGATCCCCCAGGTCATCCCCAGCGCAAGGACGAAGAGGGAAACACGCGCGTTGTGAGTTATCAGGGTTGATGAAAAGGTCGCTTTCCTTCCCCCCAGGCGGTCTTTGGCCGCGTCCTCTTCTTCGGCGACGCGATCGGACGGAGACGTTTGAAGCGCCTCGAACGGGACAAGTATCCCTTTCGCCTCCGCATCGAAACGGACGGCAAGTCCTCCGAATGCGATTCCCGCCAGCATGATCGCGGCCGCGAGGCGAAAAGGACCGGCGTGGCGCCGGAATACGCGGGGGAACATGCTGAACAGCCTCTCCCGAAGGGCAAACCGCCATGTCCGATCCCGCGTCTCATGGATTTCCGCGTATGCGCGGCCGACGATCGACTCGAGATAGCGCCTGAGCTCCGGTTCGGAGGAAAACGTGGCGATCTTCGCGAGGTCGGCGGAGGTCCGCTCGTAAAGGTAGTGGAACCTTTTCACTCCGGCCATGT contains:
- a CDS encoding RDD family protein — translated: MTGGKTNTLIVRTPEGISFSLILAGPVMRCLAWVVDLAAVLAVAGTFGQAVRVLAVFDPDLANAVYVLSYFAVSIGYGIVLEWFWRGQTAGKRLLRLRVMDDRGFKLRFSQVVLRNLLRSVDALPGFYLVGGIACLATRNSQRLGDIAGRTIVVYHPPAAEPDLAQILAGKFNSLRETPHLAARLRQRVAPREAYVALNALLRREELDPDARLELYRELASHFRALVEFPEHLTFAMTDEQYVRNVVDILFRAS
- a CDS encoding ACT domain-containing protein, whose protein sequence is MSVAAQPSAIKVTPSESYSITMRVEIQNKPGMLGKVTTAIGIAGGDIGAVDLSGHGKGTVTRDITVRARGIDHAQEIITAVRQVQGIRIVNVSDRTFLK
- a CDS encoding stage II sporulation protein M, with the translated sequence MIIDLSRFIAEERPFWEALASLLDRLERDPGARLDMAGVKRFHYLYERTSADLAKIATFSSEPELRRYLESIVGRAYAEIHETRDRTWRFALRERLFSMFPRVFRRHAGPFRLAAAIMLAGIAFGGLAVRFDAEAKGILVPFEALQTSPSDRVAEEEDAAKDRLGGRKATFSSTLITHNARVSLFVLALGMTWGIGTVILLFYNGAVLGAVCADYALAGQTKFLFGWLLPHGAVEIPAILIAGQAGLLLAGALIGREDRLSTGMRLRNISGDLVALVIGIAGLLVWAGFVEAFISQYHEPVVPYSLKIGFGIVEIAALALFLIRGGSKGGRGGRID